The following proteins are co-located in the Vidua macroura isolate BioBank_ID:100142 chromosome 1, ASM2450914v1, whole genome shotgun sequence genome:
- the NFE2L3 gene encoding nuclear factor erythroid 2-related factor 3 isoform X1, translated as MRRGKRPFKRTERTQLENLSLACARLASATACCSCPRHAGTPSTQDVDLKVCQGALDDCCPPPGQDQLELQEEKVINQSNSNHVDSLLSLEGYLQLLSSQVENMLEVNEKIQVNLLEDTQVATSSRGQDPSSSHHNINLTQTFQNSFSPPDAMLLRTDYPTQLNSKPRLLQRQEFFPQLSSDNTNSESLFHGSNLTGLFSVADLRNLTAHDDNFDEIKLMSLALEEGFSPVEVSQIFEEPGSDSGLSLNSNHSTTSYSVCYEDSVGYSSSVKPPSHGLGAVGGHCQENIKHSLVEYPGVAERSTEATLQQFLHNHTYNQLPSQAASALEHHQQMWMKKSNKVKDRCHNSTATNRSRDECRAKALRIPFSVEEIVSMSVDSFNTMLAQNQLSETQVSLLRDIRRRGKNKVAAQKCRKRKLNAILNLEEDVCNLQTQKESLKKEHFQCSKSINQIKQKLNNLYHDIFSRLRDDQGRPVNPRQYVIHCSSNGSVCIIPKHLAKSEQNQDNRKE; from the exons ATGAGACGTGGTAAGAGACCTTTTAAGAGGACAGAGAGAACACAACTGGAAAATCTATCTCTAGCATGTGCGAGA CTTGCTTCAGCAACCGCATGCTGCTCCTGCCCGCGGCACGCAGGAACTCCCAGCACACAG GATGTTGACCTGAAAGTATGTCAGGGAGCTTTGGATGACTGCTGTCCACCTCCAGGACAGGATCAACTGGAACTGCAAGAAGAGAAAGTCATAAATCAA AGCAACAGCAACCATGTAGATTCCCTTCTCTCCTTAGAGGGCTATTTACAGCTTCTGTCATCGCAGGTGGAAAACATGCTAGAGGTAAACGAGAAAATACAG GTGAACTTACTGGAAGATACACAAGTTGCTACTTCTAGTAGAGGCCAAGACCCATCATCTTCACACCACAATATAAATTTGACCCAGACATTTCAGAACAGTTTCAGTCCTCCTGATGCCATGCTACTAAGAACAGACTACCCCACTCAATTAAATTCAAAACCAAGACTCTTACAAAGGCAAGAGTTTTTCCCTCAATTAAGCTCTGATAACACAAATTCAGAATCACTGTTTCATGGGTCAAATTTGACAGGGCTGTTTTCAGTTGCTGACCTTAGAAATCTAACAGCCCATGATGATAATTTTGATGAAATTAAGCTCATGTCTTTGGCTTTGGAGGAAGGCTTTAGTCCTGTAGAAGTTTCTCAGATCTTTgaagagcctggctcagattcgGGACTGTCTTTGAATTCAAATCACAGCACCACCTCTTACTCAGTCTGCTATGAAGATTCTGTTGGGTACAGCAGCAGTGTTAAACCTCCTTCGCACGGCTTAGGAGCTGTTGGTGGCCACTGCCAAGAAAACATTAAGCACAGCCTTGTGGAATATCCAGGTGTTGCAGAGCGTTCTACAGAAGCCACACTTCAGCAGTTTCTTCATAATCACACTTACAATCAGCTGCCAAGTCAAGCAGCATCTGCTCTAGAGCATCATCAACAGATGTGGATGAAGAAATCAAACAAAGTAAAGGATAGGTGCCATAATTCTACTGCTACAAACCGGAGCAGAGATGAATGTCGTGCAAAGGCTCTGAGAATACCATTTTCAGTCGAGGAAATTGTGAGCATGTCCGTTGACTCTTTCAACACCATGCTAGCGCAGAACCAGCTGTCAGAAACTCAAGTATCACTTCTACGTGACATCAGAcgaagaggaaaaaacaaggTAGCAGCCCAAAAATGTCGCAAACGCAAACTGAATGCAATTCTTAACTTGGAAGAAGATGTGTGCAATCTCCAAACACAAAAGGAGAGCCTTAAAAAGGAGCACTTCCAGTGTAGCAAGTCAATCAACCAgataaagcaaaaattaaacaacTTGTATCATGACATTTTCAGTAGACTGAGGGATGACCAGGGTAGACCTGTCAACCCACGCCAGTATGTCATTCATTGCAGTAGCAATGGTAGTGTTTGCATAATACCCAAGCACTTGGCCAAATCTGAACAGAACCAAGATAACAGAAAAGAGTAG
- the NFE2L3 gene encoding nuclear factor erythroid 2-related factor 3 isoform X2, with the protein MRRGKRPFKRTERTQLENLSLACARLASATACCSCPRHAGTPSTQDVDLKVCQGALDDCCPPPGQDQLELQEEKVINQSNSNHVDSLLSLEGYLQLLSSQVENMLEVNLLEDTQVATSSRGQDPSSSHHNINLTQTFQNSFSPPDAMLLRTDYPTQLNSKPRLLQRQEFFPQLSSDNTNSESLFHGSNLTGLFSVADLRNLTAHDDNFDEIKLMSLALEEGFSPVEVSQIFEEPGSDSGLSLNSNHSTTSYSVCYEDSVGYSSSVKPPSHGLGAVGGHCQENIKHSLVEYPGVAERSTEATLQQFLHNHTYNQLPSQAASALEHHQQMWMKKSNKVKDRCHNSTATNRSRDECRAKALRIPFSVEEIVSMSVDSFNTMLAQNQLSETQVSLLRDIRRRGKNKVAAQKCRKRKLNAILNLEEDVCNLQTQKESLKKEHFQCSKSINQIKQKLNNLYHDIFSRLRDDQGRPVNPRQYVIHCSSNGSVCIIPKHLAKSEQNQDNRKE; encoded by the exons ATGAGACGTGGTAAGAGACCTTTTAAGAGGACAGAGAGAACACAACTGGAAAATCTATCTCTAGCATGTGCGAGA CTTGCTTCAGCAACCGCATGCTGCTCCTGCCCGCGGCACGCAGGAACTCCCAGCACACAG GATGTTGACCTGAAAGTATGTCAGGGAGCTTTGGATGACTGCTGTCCACCTCCAGGACAGGATCAACTGGAACTGCAAGAAGAGAAAGTCATAAATCAA AGCAACAGCAACCATGTAGATTCCCTTCTCTCCTTAGAGGGCTATTTACAGCTTCTGTCATCGCAGGTGGAAAACATGCTAGAG GTGAACTTACTGGAAGATACACAAGTTGCTACTTCTAGTAGAGGCCAAGACCCATCATCTTCACACCACAATATAAATTTGACCCAGACATTTCAGAACAGTTTCAGTCCTCCTGATGCCATGCTACTAAGAACAGACTACCCCACTCAATTAAATTCAAAACCAAGACTCTTACAAAGGCAAGAGTTTTTCCCTCAATTAAGCTCTGATAACACAAATTCAGAATCACTGTTTCATGGGTCAAATTTGACAGGGCTGTTTTCAGTTGCTGACCTTAGAAATCTAACAGCCCATGATGATAATTTTGATGAAATTAAGCTCATGTCTTTGGCTTTGGAGGAAGGCTTTAGTCCTGTAGAAGTTTCTCAGATCTTTgaagagcctggctcagattcgGGACTGTCTTTGAATTCAAATCACAGCACCACCTCTTACTCAGTCTGCTATGAAGATTCTGTTGGGTACAGCAGCAGTGTTAAACCTCCTTCGCACGGCTTAGGAGCTGTTGGTGGCCACTGCCAAGAAAACATTAAGCACAGCCTTGTGGAATATCCAGGTGTTGCAGAGCGTTCTACAGAAGCCACACTTCAGCAGTTTCTTCATAATCACACTTACAATCAGCTGCCAAGTCAAGCAGCATCTGCTCTAGAGCATCATCAACAGATGTGGATGAAGAAATCAAACAAAGTAAAGGATAGGTGCCATAATTCTACTGCTACAAACCGGAGCAGAGATGAATGTCGTGCAAAGGCTCTGAGAATACCATTTTCAGTCGAGGAAATTGTGAGCATGTCCGTTGACTCTTTCAACACCATGCTAGCGCAGAACCAGCTGTCAGAAACTCAAGTATCACTTCTACGTGACATCAGAcgaagaggaaaaaacaaggTAGCAGCCCAAAAATGTCGCAAACGCAAACTGAATGCAATTCTTAACTTGGAAGAAGATGTGTGCAATCTCCAAACACAAAAGGAGAGCCTTAAAAAGGAGCACTTCCAGTGTAGCAAGTCAATCAACCAgataaagcaaaaattaaacaacTTGTATCATGACATTTTCAGTAGACTGAGGGATGACCAGGGTAGACCTGTCAACCCACGCCAGTATGTCATTCATTGCAGTAGCAATGGTAGTGTTTGCATAATACCCAAGCACTTGGCCAAATCTGAACAGAACCAAGATAACAGAAAAGAGTAG
- the NFE2L3 gene encoding nuclear factor erythroid 2-related factor 3 isoform X3, producing MRRGKRPFKRTERTQLENLSLACARLASATACCSCPRHAGTPSTQDVDLKVCQGALDDCCPPPGQDQLELQEEKVINQVNLLEDTQVATSSRGQDPSSSHHNINLTQTFQNSFSPPDAMLLRTDYPTQLNSKPRLLQRQEFFPQLSSDNTNSESLFHGSNLTGLFSVADLRNLTAHDDNFDEIKLMSLALEEGFSPVEVSQIFEEPGSDSGLSLNSNHSTTSYSVCYEDSVGYSSSVKPPSHGLGAVGGHCQENIKHSLVEYPGVAERSTEATLQQFLHNHTYNQLPSQAASALEHHQQMWMKKSNKVKDRCHNSTATNRSRDECRAKALRIPFSVEEIVSMSVDSFNTMLAQNQLSETQVSLLRDIRRRGKNKVAAQKCRKRKLNAILNLEEDVCNLQTQKESLKKEHFQCSKSINQIKQKLNNLYHDIFSRLRDDQGRPVNPRQYVIHCSSNGSVCIIPKHLAKSEQNQDNRKE from the exons ATGAGACGTGGTAAGAGACCTTTTAAGAGGACAGAGAGAACACAACTGGAAAATCTATCTCTAGCATGTGCGAGA CTTGCTTCAGCAACCGCATGCTGCTCCTGCCCGCGGCACGCAGGAACTCCCAGCACACAG GATGTTGACCTGAAAGTATGTCAGGGAGCTTTGGATGACTGCTGTCCACCTCCAGGACAGGATCAACTGGAACTGCAAGAAGAGAAAGTCATAAATCAA GTGAACTTACTGGAAGATACACAAGTTGCTACTTCTAGTAGAGGCCAAGACCCATCATCTTCACACCACAATATAAATTTGACCCAGACATTTCAGAACAGTTTCAGTCCTCCTGATGCCATGCTACTAAGAACAGACTACCCCACTCAATTAAATTCAAAACCAAGACTCTTACAAAGGCAAGAGTTTTTCCCTCAATTAAGCTCTGATAACACAAATTCAGAATCACTGTTTCATGGGTCAAATTTGACAGGGCTGTTTTCAGTTGCTGACCTTAGAAATCTAACAGCCCATGATGATAATTTTGATGAAATTAAGCTCATGTCTTTGGCTTTGGAGGAAGGCTTTAGTCCTGTAGAAGTTTCTCAGATCTTTgaagagcctggctcagattcgGGACTGTCTTTGAATTCAAATCACAGCACCACCTCTTACTCAGTCTGCTATGAAGATTCTGTTGGGTACAGCAGCAGTGTTAAACCTCCTTCGCACGGCTTAGGAGCTGTTGGTGGCCACTGCCAAGAAAACATTAAGCACAGCCTTGTGGAATATCCAGGTGTTGCAGAGCGTTCTACAGAAGCCACACTTCAGCAGTTTCTTCATAATCACACTTACAATCAGCTGCCAAGTCAAGCAGCATCTGCTCTAGAGCATCATCAACAGATGTGGATGAAGAAATCAAACAAAGTAAAGGATAGGTGCCATAATTCTACTGCTACAAACCGGAGCAGAGATGAATGTCGTGCAAAGGCTCTGAGAATACCATTTTCAGTCGAGGAAATTGTGAGCATGTCCGTTGACTCTTTCAACACCATGCTAGCGCAGAACCAGCTGTCAGAAACTCAAGTATCACTTCTACGTGACATCAGAcgaagaggaaaaaacaaggTAGCAGCCCAAAAATGTCGCAAACGCAAACTGAATGCAATTCTTAACTTGGAAGAAGATGTGTGCAATCTCCAAACACAAAAGGAGAGCCTTAAAAAGGAGCACTTCCAGTGTAGCAAGTCAATCAACCAgataaagcaaaaattaaacaacTTGTATCATGACATTTTCAGTAGACTGAGGGATGACCAGGGTAGACCTGTCAACCCACGCCAGTATGTCATTCATTGCAGTAGCAATGGTAGTGTTTGCATAATACCCAAGCACTTGGCCAAATCTGAACAGAACCAAGATAACAGAAAAGAGTAG
- the NFE2L3 gene encoding nuclear factor erythroid 2-related factor 3 isoform X4, which translates to MAEDVDLKVCQGALDDCCPPPGQDQLELQEEKVINQSNSNHVDSLLSLEGYLQLLSSQVENMLEVNEKIQVNLLEDTQVATSSRGQDPSSSHHNINLTQTFQNSFSPPDAMLLRTDYPTQLNSKPRLLQRQEFFPQLSSDNTNSESLFHGSNLTGLFSVADLRNLTAHDDNFDEIKLMSLALEEGFSPVEVSQIFEEPGSDSGLSLNSNHSTTSYSVCYEDSVGYSSSVKPPSHGLGAVGGHCQENIKHSLVEYPGVAERSTEATLQQFLHNHTYNQLPSQAASALEHHQQMWMKKSNKVKDRCHNSTATNRSRDECRAKALRIPFSVEEIVSMSVDSFNTMLAQNQLSETQVSLLRDIRRRGKNKVAAQKCRKRKLNAILNLEEDVCNLQTQKESLKKEHFQCSKSINQIKQKLNNLYHDIFSRLRDDQGRPVNPRQYVIHCSSNGSVCIIPKHLAKSEQNQDNRKE; encoded by the exons ATGGCGGAG GATGTTGACCTGAAAGTATGTCAGGGAGCTTTGGATGACTGCTGTCCACCTCCAGGACAGGATCAACTGGAACTGCAAGAAGAGAAAGTCATAAATCAA AGCAACAGCAACCATGTAGATTCCCTTCTCTCCTTAGAGGGCTATTTACAGCTTCTGTCATCGCAGGTGGAAAACATGCTAGAGGTAAACGAGAAAATACAG GTGAACTTACTGGAAGATACACAAGTTGCTACTTCTAGTAGAGGCCAAGACCCATCATCTTCACACCACAATATAAATTTGACCCAGACATTTCAGAACAGTTTCAGTCCTCCTGATGCCATGCTACTAAGAACAGACTACCCCACTCAATTAAATTCAAAACCAAGACTCTTACAAAGGCAAGAGTTTTTCCCTCAATTAAGCTCTGATAACACAAATTCAGAATCACTGTTTCATGGGTCAAATTTGACAGGGCTGTTTTCAGTTGCTGACCTTAGAAATCTAACAGCCCATGATGATAATTTTGATGAAATTAAGCTCATGTCTTTGGCTTTGGAGGAAGGCTTTAGTCCTGTAGAAGTTTCTCAGATCTTTgaagagcctggctcagattcgGGACTGTCTTTGAATTCAAATCACAGCACCACCTCTTACTCAGTCTGCTATGAAGATTCTGTTGGGTACAGCAGCAGTGTTAAACCTCCTTCGCACGGCTTAGGAGCTGTTGGTGGCCACTGCCAAGAAAACATTAAGCACAGCCTTGTGGAATATCCAGGTGTTGCAGAGCGTTCTACAGAAGCCACACTTCAGCAGTTTCTTCATAATCACACTTACAATCAGCTGCCAAGTCAAGCAGCATCTGCTCTAGAGCATCATCAACAGATGTGGATGAAGAAATCAAACAAAGTAAAGGATAGGTGCCATAATTCTACTGCTACAAACCGGAGCAGAGATGAATGTCGTGCAAAGGCTCTGAGAATACCATTTTCAGTCGAGGAAATTGTGAGCATGTCCGTTGACTCTTTCAACACCATGCTAGCGCAGAACCAGCTGTCAGAAACTCAAGTATCACTTCTACGTGACATCAGAcgaagaggaaaaaacaaggTAGCAGCCCAAAAATGTCGCAAACGCAAACTGAATGCAATTCTTAACTTGGAAGAAGATGTGTGCAATCTCCAAACACAAAAGGAGAGCCTTAAAAAGGAGCACTTCCAGTGTAGCAAGTCAATCAACCAgataaagcaaaaattaaacaacTTGTATCATGACATTTTCAGTAGACTGAGGGATGACCAGGGTAGACCTGTCAACCCACGCCAGTATGTCATTCATTGCAGTAGCAATGGTAGTGTTTGCATAATACCCAAGCACTTGGCCAAATCTGAACAGAACCAAGATAACAGAAAAGAGTAG